In one Brevibacillus choshinensis genomic region, the following are encoded:
- a CDS encoding YbaK/EbsC family protein, with amino-acid sequence MTNMLKKSAQRVQNTLRDLGYANQVVELPDSTRTAQEAADAIGCEVAQIAKSILFRQMNSGRPILVVASGVNRVNEKLISSMIQDELGKADADFVREQTGFVIGGVAPLGHPTAIETIVDEDLLPFTTIWAAAGHPKAVFELTPDELVQMTAGQVMPVK; translated from the coding sequence ATGACAAATATGCTCAAGAAAAGTGCACAGCGTGTGCAAAATACGTTGCGTGATCTGGGATACGCCAATCAGGTAGTGGAATTGCCAGACAGCACGCGAACAGCCCAAGAGGCAGCGGATGCGATTGGATGCGAAGTCGCCCAAATTGCGAAGTCGATCCTTTTTCGTCAAATGAATTCGGGTCGTCCAATACTCGTTGTCGCCAGCGGAGTGAACCGTGTGAATGAAAAGCTCATTTCGTCAATGATTCAAGACGAGCTGGGAAAAGCCGACGCCGATTTTGTGCGTGAACAGACAGGCTTTGTCATTGGCGGTGTCGCTCCTCTCGGCCATCCGACGGCGATTGAGACGATTGTGGACGAGGATCTGTTACCCTTTACTACGATTTGGGCTGCAGCCGGACATCCAAAGGCTGTGTTTGAATTGACCCCGGATGAGCTGGTTCAGATGACAGCAGGGCAGGTTATGCCTGTAAAATAG